The region TGCAAAATTTACTTTTGCAATCGAGAGCCTCCCACTTTAATCCCTTGTTGCTTGCCTTTGTCAACGGTAATTGCTTTGGTGTCCCTTTCAGAGCAAGATCAGTCTTGCTATCCAGCAGAGAAACACAAACAAGTTTCCCtttgagatatttttaaaatcagattttaatgGCAATTTTATCCAACCCTTTATCTTGTTAAGGAAATAAAAGTTTctaaaaataatttccttttacCCTAACTACTCGAGAATCCCTTATTTTGCAGATTTTCATCTCGAATCTTAGCACTGTTCTTTTATATCCCAGCTGCAGAAATATTATTCCGTTTAAAATATATAATGCTGAAGAGTAACCGATTCCACTCTGACTGCTAAGCTCTTATGTATCTGGATTTTAGACCCACCCCAATGTGCTGCCCACACAGCACTTTCCTCTGTTCAGAAATGGACCAGGGTCTACTTCTGCAGCCACTGTGACTTTTCACATCACCTTTCCATCACTTGATCAGTTTATCAGTTTTATAATAGTTAACAACAATAGAAGCTCTTACCTGAAACCTGGCTCTCAATAATAATCTGATTGTACAATATATAAACACAGACACCAGATAGGTTATATTAATCAAACCATTTAAGAGCCCATTTCTCAGATAGATCCCTTGCCCTTACAAATACACCCTTTGTGGCTaggcgtctctctctctctctctctctctctgcccgtGCCCTTTAGGAATGTACTAGGACAGAGTGTAAGGCGCTCTTGCCCTCAGAGGGGGTTGGCGGAGTCTGCTCAAGGAGGGAAGAAGACGCTGGCGAAGTGGAAGGGCAGATCTGCGAAGGGTTGACTGTCAGAGCGGGGATGGCAGACACAGGTGGCAGAGCCGGGGTGGGTTTGATGGGCACAGGAACCGCTGGCATAGTCTGGCCGGGTGGGTGGCAGAGAGCCTTCATGGGCACCCCAAATGGTCCATACTCGTGAGACACGGGCATGCTGGCCATCGAGTCCATCACCCCCACGTGCGGCCACACGGAGCTGACCATGTTGCTGAGCTGGCTGGACACGGGGTACCCGAGATGGTGCATCACTGAAGCCAAGGGCAGCCCGCTGGCCTGGATCACCCCCTTGTAATCTCTCCCGATAATGTTCTCGATGGCGAAGGGGTGTTTGAAGCCCGACGACGGGCTGCTCCCATTGAGGCCGTAGGGCTGGAACTGGGGCAGCCTCCCTACGCCGGccgcagcggcggcggcagcggcaGCCACGGCCGCCTCCGAGGTGCCCAGGCCCTGCATCTTGCCCGGGTGCTGCGGGTGGAAGTAGTGCACCACGTGCGGCGGGTGCGCGGGGCCCTTGGGCACCCCGCCGGGCAGCGGCGGCTCGGGGCGCAGCACCTTGAAGCGCTTGCGGCGCCGCAGGAAGCTGCCGTTCTCGAACATGTCGCCGCAGTCCGGGTGCAGCGCCCAGAAGCTGCCCTTGCCCGGCTGGTCGGGCCGGCGCGGGATCTTGATGAAGCAGTCGTTGAAGGAGAGGTTGTGGCGCAGGGAGTTCTGCCAGCGCTGCGTGTGCTCGCGGTAGTAGGGGAAGCGCTCCATGATGAACTTGTAGATGTCGCTCAGGGGCAGCATCTTCTCGGCCGAGTGCTGGATGGCCATGGCCGTCAGCGAGATGTAGGAGTAGGGGGGCTTCTGGTCGCTGTACGAGCTCTTCCCCGGCCTCGGCATCGCCGCCCCCTGTGTGCCCGCTAATCCGGACCCCACGGTCCCTATCGCCTGATAATCGCCCCCCGCCTCCTCGGTCTCCCGCCAACCGACACACGCGTCTCCCGTCTATCGCGCCCCCTGGCTCCGCGTCCCGCTAATCGCTGCCTCCCAGCCCCGCTGCATCCCGCTGCGTGTCCCGCCGCGAACTCCGCACTGGCCGCGCGCTGCTCCCGCTAACCCGCGCGCACTTGGCGAGACGCGGGGCGCTGCCAGACGCGGGGGCGAGAATGAGCGTCTCTCACATGCCCCGCAccccactttccccctccccccagcacgaTATCCTGCCCGAAACGTGCAGCTCTCTAAGCCGCCCCGGGGGCTATTGAGCGGGGAGAGCGACACCCGAACGGAGGGGGAAGCGCTGCTTGTCTCCGTTTATGCCCCAACCTTTCGGCTTCCCCGCACAGCCGCTGCTGCCGGCGCCTGTTGGGAGCCGGAAAGTTTCCCGGCTTCGCACTCTGCGGCCTCCCGCGCGCAGACTTTATTTGCGGGAGTTGCTGCGGGGGCTTTTTCTGG is a window of Malaclemys terrapin pileata isolate rMalTer1 chromosome 6, rMalTer1.hap1, whole genome shotgun sequence DNA encoding:
- the FOXB2 gene encoding forkhead box protein B2, which produces MPRPGKSSYSDQKPPYSYISLTAMAIQHSAEKMLPLSDIYKFIMERFPYYREHTQRWQNSLRHNLSFNDCFIKIPRRPDQPGKGSFWALHPDCGDMFENGSFLRRRKRFKVLRPEPPLPGGVPKGPAHPPHVVHYFHPQHPGKMQGLGTSEAAVAAAAAAAAAGVGRLPQFQPYGLNGSSPSSGFKHPFAIENIIGRDYKGVIQASGLPLASVMHHLGYPVSSQLSNMVSSVWPHVGVMDSMASMPVSHEYGPFGVPMKALCHPPGQTMPAVPVPIKPTPALPPVSAIPALTVNPSQICPSTSPASSSLLEQTPPTPSEGKSALHSVLVHS